One segment of Penaeus chinensis breed Huanghai No. 1 chromosome 14, ASM1920278v2, whole genome shotgun sequence DNA contains the following:
- the LOC125032565 gene encoding uncharacterized protein LOC125032565 — translation MKRVRNQIPEEEPLSKRINNLHLDNSSGLLTATPPSLVVPTTSHNLPAQPCDSGRPTNLPNVPLHNGLTNGVLNSGMNGAGQDVGDVHEIDRLATEILSRDMPESLSIAYPNMNPTENNQYFSFNKLLHDLHIERLRRLGKLPLGSL, via the coding sequence ATGAAGAGAGTCAGAAATCAAATCCCAGAGGAGGAGCCTCTCTCCAAACGCATCAACAACCTGCACTTGGACAACTCATCTGGCCTGCTTACAGCGACGCCACCCAGCCTTGTCGTACCTACTACCTCACACAACCTGCCTGCACAACCATGTGACTCAGGGAGACCAACAAACTTACCAAATGTCCCTTTACATAATGGTTTGACAAACGGCGTGCTGAACTCAGGGATGAATGGTGCGGGGCAAGATGTTGGAGACGTGCATGAAATAGACAGGTTGGCCACTGAAATATTAAGCAGAGATATGCCGGAATCTCTTAGTATAGCCTACCCCAATATGAATCCTACTGAAAACAATCAATATTTTAGCTTCAATAAACTCTTGCACGACCTGCATATCGAAAGATTAAGAAGGTTAGGGAAATTGCCTCTAGGTAGTTTATGA